The following is a genomic window from Solenopsis invicta isolate M01_SB unplaced genomic scaffold, UNIL_Sinv_3.0 scaffold_381, whole genome shotgun sequence.
AGACGGGATGCCACTGCAAGCCCAAGGTCCCGTGCGTCTCGGGCGGTCCCCAATCCCGCAGCGCCTGCTGCATGCGGTGCTCCGCCGGAACGTCCCGCAAGATTCGCGACTCGTTAGCTGACCACTTGCGCAGGGGAAGCCGCCCGCCATGCACATGTCGGTCAGCTGTTGTCGCAACTCCAGCGCCTCCTCCAGGCTTGAGGCGCCTGTCAGAACGTCGTCCATATAAACGTCCCGGCGTAGAGCACGAGCGGCTAAAGGATAGGTGTCCGCTTCATCGTCGGCCAGCTGGCGGAGAGTGCGCATAGCCAGGAACGGTGCACAGGCTAAACCGTATGTCACGGTGTTAAGGCGGAACTCCGCCACCTCATCCCGGATGCTATACCGCCAAAGGACGCGCTGGAGGTCCCGGTCCTCAGGGTGGACCAGAATTTGGCGATACATCTTCTCTACGTCCGTGGCCAGGACATAGCGATGCAATCGCCAGCGCAGTAAGACGTCAGCAAGTGGAGGTAACAGATTCGGGCCCACCAGGAGGCTCCGATTCAGCGACTCTCCGGAGGAAACCGTCGTAGAGCCATTAAACACCACGCGCAGCTTAGTGGTCGAGCTGGCCTCACGCAGTACACCATGATGAGGTAAATAGCTCACTCGGGTTCCCGTCGCGGCGTCCGAGCGAACCATATGTCCGAGTTCCTCGTACGTCCGCATGAAGTCGAGGTACAGCTCGCGCAGTCGGTCATCGCGAGTGAACCTCTTCTCCATCCCTGTAAGGGCGCGCAAGGCAGCGCGCCTGGTAGCCGCTAATTCAGGCAGCGGATTGACCACCGGGAGACGAACGACGTAGCGGCCGTCGTCCTGTCGGCGGTGTGAATGACTGAACAAGTCCTCACACTCCTGTTCAGACGAAGTAAGAGGCGCCGGTCCCACCGAGAGCTCCTCCTGCTGCCAGAATCCTCTCACCAACGAAGTGAGATCGTCCTCAACACGACAATGCAAGGCCAGAGCACGTGAAGGAGTCTCCGCCGCGCTGACGGGCCCCACCAGAAGCCAGCCCAGTGATGTCCGCTGCGCCGCAGGCTGGCCTGGTCCGCCCCTCCGCAGGCCGGTCCGGAGGATGGTGGCATACACGTTTGCGCTCAAGAGGAGGTCCACTGGGTCCGCCCTCAGGAAGTCCGGGTCAGCGAGAGTTAGGCCCGCCAGATGGGACCATCCTGAAACGTTAACCCGCATATCGCTCTCGTAGAGCGGCAGGCGAGGGAATATCAGTGCCGACACAACAATCGGGGAGCCCTCTCGACGATGCGAGACGCGCAAGTCGATCTGCCCGCGTGCAACACCCGTCTGGACGCCACCGACTCCGAACACCGCCACGGAAGCCTGTGAGCGAGGCAATCGGAGTCGCTGTGCCAGCGACTCCGTCACCAGCGATGACTCCGCTCCAGGATCGATTAGAGCCCGCGTAAAGTGATCAACACCGTGCCGGTCGGTTACGCGGACGCGTGCGGTCATCATCAGCGTAGCGACAGCCGCCGCCGGTCTCGGCGTCGTAGCGTGCACCGTGACCGCTGCGACGGCAACAAAGGCGTCATGCAACGTCGAGTGGTGACGCTCACTGCACGATAAACATGTTTTTGCGATGGGCACTCGGCCAACTTATGCCTTCCGAGGCAGTTCAAGCATAAGCCACTCGCCTCCACGTACTGCCTGCGCTCCGCCACCGACTTCCCGAGATACTTCTCGCACTGTCGCACGTAATGCTCACTATTGCAGAGAAAGCAACGGCCTCGCTGACTTTCCTGCTTACGGACTTGCAACGCGGCCCTCGATCGGGCAGAACTTGAGCAAGCCTTGGACGGGCTAGCCTCGTTTTCGCGGGTGCGAGCGACTCGAGTGTACGCATCCGTTGGCTGACGAAAACGAGCAACTCATCGAGAGACGGTGGTTCCGTCGTCCGGCTAAGCTGTGTCTCCCACTCGCGTCGCGATACCGTGTCAAGAAGCTCAGTGATTAACTGTACGCAAAGATCGTCACTCCGCGCTAAGGGTCGACCGATCCCTTCCAATGAGCCTAAGGTGGTCTGCACGCAATGATAAATTTTGCGCAACTCGGCAGCAGACTCACCTTTCATCTTGGTCAATGACAGCAACCTGGAGATGTAGGACCGCACCAGGAGTCTCCTGTTCTCATAATGATCGACCAAAGCACGCCAGGTACGCTCAAAGTTCGCTTCCGTTGTCGGCAGTTGTCGAGTCACTTGTTCCGCTTCCCCCTTCAAGCTCGTCTTCAAGTAGTGCAATTTCTCCACCGACGTAGCGGACGGATTGCGTACCACCAGAGAAGTAAAGAGGTCGCGAAAAGCTGGCCAGTCTTCATAACGCCCAGAAAACTGAGGTATGGAGATGCGAGGTAACTTCGTAGCGACGGGAGCAGCGGCTGCGACGGCGGCAGCGGGCGAGGCGACTGCCGAATTGACCGGTCCAATTATCGCACGTACGTCGTCCAGATATTTGCCCTTTTGTGTATGGTACGAAATA
Proteins encoded in this region:
- the LOC120359955 gene encoding uncharacterized protein LOC120359955; its protein translation is MTARVRVTDRHGVDHFTRALIDPGAESSLVTESLAQRLRLPRSQASVAVFGVGGVQTGVARGQIDLRVSHRREGSPIVVSALIFPRLPLYESDMRVNVSGWSHLAGLTLADPDFLRADPVDLLLSANVYATILRTGLRRGGPGQPAAQRTSLGWLLVGPVSAAETPSRALALHCRVEDDLTSLVRGFWQQEELSVGPAPLTSSEQECEDLFSHSHRRQDDGRYVVRLPVVNPLPELAATRRAALRALTGMEKRFTRDDRLRELYLDFMRTYEELGHMVRSDAATGTRVSYLPHHGVLREASSTTKLRVVFNGSTTVSSGESLNRSLLVGPNLLPPLADVLLRWRLHRYVLATDVEKMYRQILVHPEDRDLQRVLWRYSIRDEVAEFRLNTVTYGLACAPFLAMRTLRQLADDEADTYPLAARALRRDVYMDDVLTGASSLEEALELRQQLTDMCMAGGFPCALRDWGPPETHGTLGLQWHPVSDEFSFAIPAISLTDVTKRSVLSLTARLFDPLGWLAPVVVRAKIAFQSTWLMSLGWDDPLDETNRQMWREYEAGLPLLRSVRVPRRLDAGLSIGDAELHGFADASERAYAAVIYLRTSSGASWRTCLVAARTKVAPIKPVTLPRLELCAATLLARLASHVRATLGLDRTAMHLWSDSTVALGWIRGHPTRWKTFVANRVAEIQTRVSDAQWHHVPGPDNPADCASRGLAPGELVPHQLWWRGPRWLRAESTSWPEADRGTPRDGWPEERVHARAARTTPVSVKEPAELLRFSSLNRLLRVTSWCRRWLRLRPTATPAAIEDGRGRYGGKLLTDELEETRLAWIRQVQADHYRLELESCGGVSLCRRPALLPDLPPF